One stretch of Ooceraea biroi isolate clonal line C1 chromosome 4, Obir_v5.4, whole genome shotgun sequence DNA includes these proteins:
- the LOC105283909 gene encoding tubulin alpha-1 chain translates to MRECISIHVGQAGVQIGNACWELYCLEHGIQPDGQMPSDKTIGGGDDSFNTFFSETGAGKHVPRAVFIDLEPTVVDEVRTGTYRQLFHPEQLITGKEDAANNYARGHYTIGKEIVDLVLDRIRKLADQCTGLQGFLIFHSFGGGTGSGFTSLLMERLSVDYGKKSKLEFAIYPAPQVSTAVVEPYNSILTTHTTLEHSDCAFMVDNEAIYDICRRNLDIERPTYTNLNRLIGQIVSSITASLRFDGALNVDLTEFQTNLVPYPRIHFPLVTYAPVISAEKAYHEQLSVSEITNACFEPANQMVKCDPRHGKYMACCMLYRGDVVPKDVNAAIATIKTKRTIQFVDWCPTGFKVGINYQPPTVVPGGDLAKVQRAVCMLSNTTAIAEAWARLDHKFDLMYAKRAFVHWYVGEGMEEGEFSEAREDLAALEKDYEEVGMDSAEGEGEEGAEEY, encoded by the exons ATG CGTGAGTGCATCTCAATCCACGTTGGACAAGCTGGTGTTCAGATCGGTAATGCCTGCTGGGAGTTGTACTGTCTGGAACATGGCATCCAACCGGACGGCCAAATGCCATCCGATAAGACTATCGGAGGTGGCGATGACAGCTTCAACACCTTCTTCAGCGAGACCGGTGCTGGTAAACACGTACCTAGGGCCGTCTTTATCGATTTGGAACCCACTGTAGTTG ACGAGGTCCGCACTGGAACTTACCGTCAGCTCTTCCATCCGGAACAACTGATCACTGGCAAGGAAGACGCTGCGAACAACTATGCTCGTGGTCATTACACGATTGGCAAGGAAATCGTAGATCTCGTGCTGGATCGCATTCGCAAGCTCGCGGATCAGTGCACCGGCCTGCAAGGTTTCCTCATCTTCCATTCGTTTGGTGGTGGCACTGGCTCTGGTTTTACGTCTCTCTTGATGGAACGTCTCTCCGTCGACTACGGCAAGAAATCGAAGCTCGAGTTCGCCATCTACCCGGCACCTCAGGTCTCCACTGCCGTGGTCGAACCGTACAACTCCATCCTGACGACGCACACCACCCTTGAACATTCCGACTGTGCATTTATGGTCGATAACGAGGCGATCTACGACATCTGCCGGCGCAACCTGGACATCGAGAGACCGACTTACACGAATCTGAATCGCCTGATCGGCCAGATCGTCTCCTCCATCACGGCGTCTCTGCGATTCGACGGAGCCCTGAACGTCGACCTGACGGAATTCCAAACCAACTTGGTGCCCTACCCGAGAATTCACTTCCCTCTGGTGACCTACGCGCCCGTCATCTCGGCCGAGAAGGCGTATCACGAGCAACTCTCCGTCTCGGAGATCACGAACGCCTGCTTCGAACCGGCTAATCAGATGGTCAAGTGTGACCCACGTCACGGCAAATACATGGCCTGCTGCATGCTTTATCGTGGCGACGTCGTGCCCAAGGATGTCAACGCGGCGATTGCTACCATCAAAACGAAGCGGACTATCCAATTTGTCGACTGGTGTCCCACTGGCTTCAAGGTCGGCATCAACTACCAACCACCAACCGTCGTGCCTGGCGGTGATCTTGCCAAAGTCCAGCGCGCCGTCTGCATGTTGTCCAACACCACCGCTATTGCAGAGGCCTGGGCCCGTCTTGATCACAAGTTCGATTTGATGTATGCCAAACGCGCATTCGTCCACTGGTATGTCGGTGAAGGTATGGAGGAGGGAGAGTTCTCCGAGGCACGCGAGGATCTCGCTGCGCTTGAGAAGGATTACGAGGAGGTCGGAATGGATTCCGCGGAGGGCGAGGGCGAGGAAGGCGCCGAGGAATATTAA
- the LOC105283913 gene encoding E3 ubiquitin-protein ligase RNF14, with the protein MDYEKQKDEVTALESIYNEEEFTYREENGRFNCTFKILLSLPANCHLTYKDLRHEADSVQKVQISYLPPLTLHVTLPEDYPSVSAPTFTLCSSWLRLVALSKLCKKLDSLWESSKQEILFTWMEFLQDEALEFLKIKDYLDMDHVYTSYKKTLEKLQGSQVNRETNESNKQCNSGLGKESSAPKKPNAIDKRAILDCAIGRNPIQVLIDYNEKRKHIEFKKNFYTCNICFTDKSGEHCTQFLPCTHTFCKDCIRNYFEVKIKEGSVQNICCPEGQCKFEATPNQIKDLVSSELFSKYDSLLLSTTLDTMMDIVYCPRRHCQYPVTRDPDDTMAKCPVCQYAFCVRCKMVYHGIEPCKISSAEKQRLLNEYQSASIEKKAEMEQRYGKRQLQIIMENTMSENWINDNSHNCPHCKTAIEKLDGCNKMTCSHCGTYFCWLCGSRLNPEAPYLHFRNPESKCFNMLYRGVIPDDEPDDEDDFNFHAEYLENYLYEYMYEDEEYIYDEDFEELVFDDD; encoded by the exons ATGGACTACGAGAAACAGAAAGATGAAGTCACTGCACTGGAAAGCATCTACAACGAGGAAGAGTTCACGTACCGCGAGGAGAACGGCCGGTTCAACTGCACCTTCAAGATACTTCTAAGTCTTCCAGCGAACTGTCACTTGACGTACAAGGATCTCAGACACGAGGCGGATTCCGTGCAAAAAGTGCAGATATCCTATTTACCGCCGTTAACGTTGCACGTCACCCTGCCAGAGGATTATCCATCTGTGTCCGCCCCCACGTTTACATTGTGCTCCTCTTGGCTGCGCCTAGTGGCGTTGTCCAAGCTGTGTAAAAAACTTGATTCGTTATGGGAGAGCAGCAAGCAGGAGATCCTGTTTACCTGGATGGAGTTCCTTCAAGACGAGGCACTCGAGTTCTTAAAGATAAAGGATTACTTAGACATGGATCACGTATATACGTCGTACAAGAAAACACTGGAAAAATTACAAGGCTCGCAAGTAAATAGAGAGACAAACGAGTCGAACAAACAGTGTAACAGTGGTCTAGGTAAAGAGAGTTCCGCACCGAAGAAACCAAACGCCATCGACAAGAGAGCCATTCTGGATTGTGCAATTGGTAGGAACCCTATTCAGGTACTGATCGATTACAATGAGAAACGGAAGCACATAGAATTCAAGAAGAACTTTTATACATGCAATATCTGCTTCACCGATAAATCGGGAGAGCATTGTACGCAATTTTTGCCTTGCACTCATACCTTTTGTAAGGATTGTATTAGGAATTACTTTGAGGTAAAGATTAAAGAAGGGAGCGTGCAGAATATTTGTTGTCCCGAAGGACAGTGCAAGTTCGAGGCAACACCTAATCAG ATAAAAGATTTAGTAAGTTCAGAGTTGTTCTCAAAGTACGATTCCTTATTGTTAAGTACCACGTTAGATACCATGATGGATATAGTTTACTGTCCAAGACGACACTGTCAGTATCCAGTCACTCGTGATCCTGACGATACCATGGCAAAATGTCCCGTTTGTCAATATGCTTTTTGCGTTCGTTGCAAAATGGTTTATCATGGAATAGAACCCTGCAAGATTAGTTCAG CCGAAAAACAGCGATTATTAAACGAATATCAGTCAGCCAGCATCGAAAAGAAAGCCGAGATGGAGCAGCGTTATGGTAAAAGGCAGCTGCAGATAATAATGGAGAATACCATGTCCGAAAATTGGATCAACGACAACAGCCATAATTGTCCTCACTGCAAGACTGCAATTGAG AAATTGGATGGTTGTAACAAGATGACCTGTTCGCACTGCGGCACATACTTCTGCTGGCTGTGTGGTTCTCGGCTCAATCCCGAGGCTCCTTACTTACACTTCCGAAATCCGGAATCCAAATGTTTCAACATGCTGTATCGCGGTGTGATACCCGACGACGAGCCGGACGATGAGGatgatttcaattttcatgCCGAATATCTGgagaattatttatacgaaTACATGTATGAGGATGAAGAATACATCTATGATGAAGATTTCGAAGAGTTGGTGTTTGATGACGATTAA
- the LOC105283911 gene encoding UDP-N-acetylglucosamine--dolichyl-phosphate N-acetylglucosaminephosphotransferase, translating to MKTDDETWKLLFPICINAVMSVSAYCLTVHLIPRIKDKFIKANLHGVDMNKRSGDKIPEAIGVVTGCIFLITMFLFIPVPFTDYIFRNEHFPHNKFVEFLAALLSICCMLLLGFADDVLDLRWRHKLLLPTIASLPLLMVYYVNVNSTIVIVPKPLRPWLGFSLDLWIFYYVYMGMLAVFCTNAINILAGINGLEVGQSLIIAASVLIFNVTELFGGQWKAHQFSIYFMLPYMATSLALFKFNRYPSQVFVGDTFCYLSGMTFAVVGILGHFSKTCLLFFIPQIVNFLYSVPQLFHFVPCPRHRLPKYNKETDKLEPSTTVFHKSDLNAIGRLLMWILKIFKLVKWQEDEKGIVICNNLTLINFILINVGPLREPTLTSILMIIQVICSAVAFVIRYPLASIFYDV from the exons ATGAAGACGGACGACGAAACGTGGAAATTGTTATTTCCAATATGTATTAACGCGGTAATGTCCGTGAGTGCGTATTGCTTAACCGTACATTTAATTCCAAGAATAAAAGACAAGTTTATCAAAGCTAACCTCCACGGCGTCGACATGAATAAGAGAAGCGGAGATAAAAT ACCTGAGGCGATAGGTGTTGTTACAGGATGTATATTTCTCATAACAATGTTTCTATTTATCCCCGTACCGTTTACAGATTACATATTTAGAAACGAACATTTCCCGCACAATAAG TTTGTGGAATTTTTGGCTGCATTACTGTCCATATGTTGCATGCTACTTTTGGGCTTTGCCGATGATGTCTTGGACCTCCGTTGGCGacataaattacttttaccCACTATAGCATCTTTGCCACTACTGATGGTTTATTACGTTAACGTTAACTCCACGATTGTCATCGTGCCAAAACCATTGAGACCATGGCTTGGTTTCTCACTGGACTTGTGGATATTCTACTACGTATACATGGGAATGTTGGCTGTGTTTTGTACAAATGCCATAAATATATTAGCCGGGATAAATGGTTTGGAAGTTGGACAGAGCTTGATCATTGCCGCGAGCGTTCTTATCTTTAACGTCACAGAATTATTTGGCGGCCAATGGAAGGCACATCAGTTTTCAATATACTTTATGCTGCCGTACATGGCTACTTCCCTCGCATTGTTCAAGTTTAATCG GTATCCGTCGCAAGTTTTTGTGGGCGATACGTTTTGTTATCTATCGGGAATGACCTTCGCCGTAGTCGGCATCTTAGGTCACTTCAGTAAAACGTGTTTGCTCTTCTTCATTCCTCAAatagtaaattttttatatagcgTGCCGCAGCTCTTTCACTTCGTACCGTGTCCCAGGCACAGATTACCAAA GTATAATAAAGAAACGGACAAATTGGAGCCTAGTACGACTGTATTTCATAAATCGGATCTCAATGCGATTG GAAGATTATTGATgtggatattaaaaattttcaagttgGTAAAGTGGCAAGAAGACGAAAAAGGCATTGTAATTTGCAACAATCTAACGTTGATCAATTTTATACTGATTAATGTAGGCCCATTGAGAGAACCAACGCTTAcatcaattttaatgataattcag gtTATTTGTAGTGCAGTAGCTTTCGTTATTAGATATCCCTTGGCTTCCATATTTTATGATGTTTAA
- the LOC105283910 gene encoding beta-1,4-mannosyl-glycoprotein 4-beta-N-acetylglucosaminyltransferase, which produces MQVRLDGKLALLYTLLILQVLIVMIYVATTPPAELTASTTRASVSFVKFEASQVSQINQGNRKRPPIYLTINGEVALKDVKTFRLFEVYNHTVCWKFGVDEHKMRSNERFERCICNQGWHGLDCGQPEVVWRAIMASKQNVSLKRRKTARRIIHIFFLSDYDSAIAEVVVEELYNVVDLFVICDFNNAEDNFRHKLSKGLLQRQQKKILYVNVATKSRKPSRTVSKYVWDRVKAVVQNLRDDDIYVTTEPEQILNSRALMFLKAYDGWPQPIGFRLRWSVYGFFWQHPLKTTITLGAYTVGLIRNIYQSNSVLLRQRLDGDASERDIFGLVIGDLNHYGGWYCNLCQAPANIIIGLRNRIQSKEVHIENTIDVPFVEDLIGSGLWLDGKTGLLRVSKSRDSYFAPETILNNTWKYDWLVENFYAKLDYY; this is translated from the exons ATGCAGGTCCGCCTAGATGGAAAGCTTGCGTTGCTGTATACTCTACTGATCCTGCAAGTCCTAATCGTTATGATTTATGTCGCTACAACTCCGCCAGCTGAGCTAACTGCATCAACTACTCGTGCTTCTGTCAGCTTCGTCAAGTTTGAAGCATCACAG GTATCGCAGATAAATCAAGGCAATCGCAAAAGGCCACCAATCTACCTGACAATCAACGGAGAGGTAGCACTGAAGGATGTCAAAACTTTCAGGCTGTTCGAAGTATACAATCACACGGTATGTTGGAAATTTGGAGTGGACGAACATAAGATGAGGAGCAACGAGCGTTTCGAGAGATGTATTTGCAATCAAGGGTGGCACGGTTTGGACTGCGGGCAGCCGGAAGTCGTGTGGCGAGCGATCATGGCATCGAAGCAAAACGTCAGTCTGAAACGTCGGAAAACCGCTCGACGTATCATCCATATCTTCTTCTTGAGCGATTACGATTCGGCGATCGCCGAGGTGGTAGTAGAGGAACTCTACAACGTGGTCGACCTCTTCGTCATCTGCGACTTCAACAACGCGGAGGATAATTTCCGGCACAAGCTGTCCAAGGGCCTACTGCAGCGGCAGCAGAAAAAGATCCTGTACGTCAACGTGGCGACCAAGTCACGTAAACCATCGAGAACAGTGTCGAAGTACGTCTGGGACAGAGTGAAGGCCGTGGTGCAGAATTTAAGGGACGACGATATCTACGTAACGACCGAGCCGGAGCAGATACTGAACTCTAGGGCACTGATGTTCCTCAAAGCGTACGACGGCTGGCCTCAGCCCATCGGCTTCAGATTAAGATGGTCGGTCTACGGTTTCTTTTGGCAGCATCCGCTCAAGACAACGATAACGCTTGGCGCGTATACCGTCGGATTAATACGCAACATCTATCAATCGAATTCGGTTCTGCTGCGACAACGATTGGACGGAGATGCCAGCGAGAGAGACATTTTCGGATTAGTCATAGGCGATTTGAATCACTACGGCGGCTGGTACTGTAACCTGTGCCAGGCGCCCGCGAACATTATCATCGGTCTACGCAACAGGATTCAGTCGAAAGAGGTCCATATCGAGAATACCATCGACGTACCGTTCGTCGAGGATTTAATAGGAAGCGGACTGTGGTTAGACGGTAAAACCGGCCTTCTCAGAGTCTCGAAATCCAGAGATTCCTACTTCGCGCCTGAAACGATCCTCAATAACACGTGGAAGTACGACTGGCTGGTAGAGAATTTCTACGCTAAACTCGATTATTATTGA
- the LOC105283914 gene encoding mitochondrial import receptor subunit TOM70, whose amino-acid sequence MSTSSSLPKWQLALVVGAPVAIGLSYMYYRNRKGSGTISDKRGNHKTRQDTNANKSRSIDDDASSANNSQNQSCKSEMYYKNEGNKQFKMGNYKEAILQYEKAIEVCPKTRNKDMAIFYQNKAAAYEQLKDYATVKQDCTIALELYPEYTKALIRRARALEKLGELEEALIDVNLACLFESYSNPSSLLLADKILEQLGKQHAEADMQNRKFVLPSKHFLRSHLASFTKDPIFSRIKHIDAEDTPQFFKRPLKALQNEDYESIKSICTDIVNSNEFSTLPSSKMEIVLLQATFDILLGQYDSALKAFSSILESKDSSKDVKINALIKRASLHTQLNCSEKAFSDFDEAIKIDEECADIYLHRGQVYLLENRMDAAKRDFDKAILYNPDFTAAFVKKYYTEYRLLIEEKHIHRIEEFVTDVERQCEKFPDHAECDMLYAQIMSDIGNYDKAEAYLERALKKDPDNVAIYVHRGLIHLQKTSSTDKTVEYIKKAIQLDAKCEFAYETLATIEVQRGNLEDAIRLFDEALRLAHTSQQLVHLYSLKNAAKAQLTIKNRYMK is encoded by the exons ATGTCTACTAGCAGCTCGCTGCCGAAATGGCAACTCGCCCTGGTGGTCGGGGCACCGGTCGCCATCGGTCTCAGCTACATGTATTACAGAAACAGAAAAGGCAGCGGCACGATTTCGGACAAACGGGGCAATCATAAAACTAGGCAGGATACGAACGCCAACAAGTCACGCTCCATCGATGACGACGCATCTTCTGCGAATAACTCGCAG AATCAATCATGTAAATCAGAAATGTATTATAAGAACGAaggaaataaacaatttaaaatggGAAATTACAAAGAGGCTATATTGCAATATGAGAAAGCAATAGAAGTATGTCCAAAGACGCGTAACAAGGATATGgcaattttttatcaaaataaagcAGCTGCCTATGAACAATTG AAAGATTATGCCACTGTAAAGCAAGATTGTACGATAGCATTAGAATTATATCCAGAATATACAAAAGCTTTAATACGCCGGGCACGAGCTTTAGAAAAATTGGGAGAATTGGAAGAGGCCCTGATCGATGTCAACCTCGCATGCCTTTTCGAAAGCTACAGTAATCCATCATCGCTTTTACTGGCAGATAAAATTTTGGAACAGCTTG GGAAGCAACATGCTGAGGCAGACATGCAAAACAGAAAGTTCGTATTGCCGAGCAAACATTTCCTCAGGAGTCACTTGGCATCGTTTACTAAGGATCCAATATTTTCTAGAATAAAGCATATAGACGCGGAAGATACACCGCA ATTCTTCAAGAGACCGTTAAAAGCGTTGCAGAACGAAGACTATGAATCAATAAAGTCGATATGCACTGATATCGTTAACAGTAACGAGTTCTCTACGTTACCGTCGTCTAAGATGGAAATAGTATTGTTACAAGCTACGTTTGACATATTGTTGGGTCAATacgattccgcgctcaaagcTTTCAGTTCCATATTGGAAAGCAAGGACTCGTCCAAAGATGTGAAAATCAACGCTTTAATCAAAAGAGCAAGCCTACACACGCAACTCAACTGTTCGGAGAAGGCTTTCAGTGACTTTGACGAAGCTATTAAAATTGATGAAGAATGTGCTGATATTTATCTGCACAGAGGACAG GTGTATTTACTTGAAAATCGTATGGATGCAGCTAAGAGGGACTTTGACAAGGCGATTCTTTATAATCCTGATTTTACTGCGGCAttcgtgaaaaaatattacacggAATATCGCCTTTTAATTGAGGAAAAGCACATTCATCGAATCGAAGAATTTGTGACGGACGTTGAGAGGCAGTGCGAAAAGTTCCCGGATCACGCTGAATGTGATATGTTATACGCTCAG ATAATGTCGGATATAGGTAACTACGACAAGGCAGAAGCGTATCTTGAAAGAGCACTGAAAAAAGATCCAGACAATGTAGCCATTTATGTGCACAGAGGTTTAATACATTTGCAGAAGACCTCTAGTACCGATAAAACTGTGGAATATATTAAGAAAGCCATACAATTAGATGCGAAATGCGAGTTTGCATATGAAACATTAGCAACCATCGAAGTACAAAG GGGGAACTTGGAAGACGCAATACGATTATTTGATGAAGCTCTGCGTTTGGCTCATACATCCCAACAACTCGTACATTTATATAGCTTAAAGAATGCCGCAAAAGCACAGCTCACTATAAAGAATAGATATATGAAGTAG
- the LOC105283915 gene encoding Bardet-Biedl syndrome 1 protein homolog: protein MHGLRADHKSLGGLGTSRWLEALWEPSAGLFILPGGLDMLDISGDGDARLICADLGPVGSDLTKIRVYKAGDQISEHNMIDPPCGVVGFYTENGEPRSSVVAVGAGDSVYIFKNMRPYFKYCLPHIEAHPKEREIWHRCGLDEELNVLTLADDLELLLKELGATVLSSRTLKFLSMDSNLRLSFAEQYRRVPLVKANALTAIATIRRDSWNDPASSCLILGTEGGEILVLDPRAFSVMDKHQLEWPPVAFASYGLWTGDGRIMVIGRDGRIGTIRRGSPVKLWETLPAPAVAISVLSSEGAAVAIMDGTLMGFSKRGTKLWYINIPGVILDLVSLPVPQNGLSLLAVSTAGYGVRIYDGKHHVDTVKIMEPVSALKYGRMGQEERTIAMVTVGGGLCMKILKRTADFNVNNPMSNSSSYNTPKFSIPKKTRLFVDQTIRERAEAKKIHNTFQQGFLRLRLQIARQASERLTENQVSGPNPITLEANVLGLGPNYMIRVLVTNISDGSPHTELYILCRPEDTDVNPRTIDLPLLPSAIPIPLMISASLKNQISGKVKILLCKKSNPKPLAITTVILPAAEEEFEV from the exons ATGCACGGTTTAag AGCGGATCACAAATCCCTTGGAGGACTTGGTACAAGCCGTTGGCTAGAAGCGCTTTGGGAACCAAGCGCTGGTTTATTTATCTTGCCAGGTGGACTTGACATGTTGGACATTAGCGGTGACGGAGATGCTAGACTCATCTGTGCTGATCTGGGACCAGTTGGAAGCGATTTAACAAAG ATACGAGTGTATAAAGCAGGAGATCAAATAAGCGAACATAACATGATAGATCCTCCTTGCGGTGTAGTTGGCTTTTATACAGAAAACGGAGAACCTCGGTCATCCGTAGTGGCTGTAGGTGCTGGCGACAGTgtgtatattttcaaaaacatGAGACCGTATTTCAAGTACTGTCTGCCCCACATTGAGGCACACCCAAAAGAACGAGAA ATTTGGCATAGATGTGGTTTGGATGAAGAGTTAAACGTGTTGACGCTCGCGGATGATCTAGAACTCTTACTGAAAGAACTCGGCGCGACAGTTCTCTCTTCCCGTACGTTAAAATTTCTCTCAATGGACAGCAACTTGCGATTGAGTTTCGCGGAACAATATAGGAGAGTGCCGCTCGTGAAAGCGAATGCTCTAACAGCGATTGCGACCATTCGGAGAGACTCCTGGAATGATCCTGCTAGCAGTTGTCTTATATTAGGAACCGAGGGCGGTGAAATTCTCGTTCTTGATCCCAG GGCTTTTTCAGTTATGGACAAACATCAACTGGAGTGGCCACCCGTGGCGTTTGCCAGTTACGGTTTGTGGACGGGTGATGGTCGCATAATGGTCATTGGAAGAGATGGAAGAATAGGAACGATTAGGAGAGGAAGCCCTGTGAAACTTTGGGAAACGTTGCCCGCACCAGCGGTGGCTATATCCGTTCTCTCTTCTGAAGGAGCAGCAGTAGCCATTATGGACGGTACTCTAATGGGATTTTCAAAAAGG GGTACAAAATTGTGGTATATCAATATTCCTGGCGTAATATTGGATCTAGTGAGCTTACCAGTACCGCAAAACGGTTTATCCTTGTTAGCTGTAAGCACAGCGGGTTATGGAGTCCGTATTTATGATGGAAAGCATCATGTGGATACAGTGAAGATTATGGAACCTGTATCTGCTCTTAAG TATGGACGAATGGGACAAGAGGAACGAACAATAGCTATGGTCACTGTCGGTGGTGGTTTATGCATGAAAATCCTTAAACGGACCGCTGACTTTAATGTAAATAATCCGATGTCGAACTCTTCTTCATACAATACGCCAAAGTTCTCGATACCCAAGAAAACACGATTATTCGTCGATCAAACGATAAGGGAGAGGGCAGAGGCGAAGAAAATTCACAATACATTTCAGCAGGGCTTTCTTCGTTTACGCTTACAAATAGCCAGACAAGCGTCCGAACGTTTAACCGAGAACCAAGTATCAGGACCAAATCCCATTACCTTGGAAGCAAATGTTCTTGGTTTGGGTCCCAATTACATGATTCGCGTTCTAGTGACAAATATCTCCGATGGTTCACCTCACACGGAATTGTACATTCTCTGCAGACCAGAGGACACCGATGTAAATCCTCGTACGATAGATTTACCTTTGTTGCCGAGTGCTATACCGATACCGTTAATGATCAGCGCAAGCTTAAAGAATCAGATCTCGGGAAAAGTTAAGATATTACTTTGCAAGAAATCAAATCCAAAACCCTTGGCAATAACGACCGTAATATTACCAGCCGCTGAAGAAGAATTTGAAGTCTAA
- the LOC113561792 gene encoding uncharacterized protein LOC113561792 — translation MKNHETRRRLRRQFRHRHRSLWQFINATDEGFWRDPQEVALGIRTAFPPSRIEVRDAMTQTDGLVEAATRTDDPPPEDSVPPTGPCHDFAMGERATADPIREQLVPAEPPRNPTASSGCWNCTGDHRYVNCPLPRMHSFCYGCGERQVTLRNCPRCGPFYQRTSPYRAPRGPRDGRRGPPSPDRTEDLFNRSRSETRRD, via the coding sequence ATGAAGAACCACGAGACCAGGAGGAGGTTGAGGCGACAATTTAGGCACCGCCATCGTTCTCTGTGGCAGTTCATCAACGCTACTGATGAAGGGTTTTGGCGAGACCCGCAGGAGGTCGCCCTTGGGATACGCACCGCCTTCCCTCCTAGCAGGATCGAAGTGAGAGACGCGATGACCCAAACCGACGGGCTAGTCGAAGCTGCCACTCGGACAGACGACCCTCCACCAGAGGACTCCGTCCCGCCAACTGGACCCTGTCACGATTTTGCCATGGGGGAGCGCGCCACGGCGGACCCTATAAGGGAGCAACTAGTGCCAGCGGAACCACCCCGGAACCCTACAGCATCGTCCGGATGTTGGAATTGCACGGGCGATCACCGGTACGTCAACTGCCCGCTCCCGAGAATGCATTCCTTTTGTTACGGGTGTGGGGAGCGGCAGGTGACGTTAAGAAACTGTCCGAGGTGTGGACCGTTTTACCAACGCACTTCACCCTACCGCGCACCACGAGGCCCACGGGACGGACGTCGGGGGCCACCATCCCCCGATAGAACAGAGGACCTATTCAACAGATCCCGATCGGAGACCCGACGCGATTGA